A single genomic interval of Spinacia oleracea cultivar Varoflay chromosome 6, BTI_SOV_V1, whole genome shotgun sequence harbors:
- the LOC110805263 gene encoding uncharacterized protein yields the protein MADTSHATLSNIKNAVPIVLELDKGQYSHWAELFKLHCRVHRVIDHIIAPAPSAAGDSTTVKTEAEIAEWNRLDAAVLQWIYGTISHDLLSTIIVPDTTAMKAWESLRLIFQDNEISRAVCLEQQFNAVKLDNFPNMDSYCLELKTLADQLAGVGAPVSNNRLVLRLIAGLNANYDGMAINLSRAKPLPSFTEARSSLCMEEKRKAHQAGDGAAVDATALLTTNHHDDSDGAPNNFNRSNQPRRGGNNGNRGHNGGKRGGRGKHRGVVTTAATPPGLRPTMVNSRRSNLGVPGSGFPMCLNSSRIGKSPLALTPCSQHVAWLRGSLAFLVPVPNKLIRLVHPFMLLLILRRQCTQ from the coding sequence ATGGCTGACACCTCTCATGCTACTCTCTCCAATATCAAAAATGCCGTCCCCATTGTTTTGGAATTAGACAAGGGCCAATACTCTCATTGGGCAGAACTCTTTAAACTTCATTGTCGGGTCCACCGAGTCATCGACCATATCATTGCCCCTGCTCCATCAGCCGCCGGCGACTCCACCACGGTGAAAACCGAAGCTGAAATTGCTGAATGGAACCGTCTCGACGCTGCCGTCCTCCAATGGATATATGGTACGATTTCTCATGACCTCCTGAGCACGATTATAGTTCCTGACACCACTGCCATGAAGGCCTGGGAGAGCCTTCGTCTCATCTTTCAGGACAATGAAATTTCTCGTGCCGTATGCCTGGAACAACAGTTTAACGCCGTTAAACTAGACAACTTCCCTAACATGGACTCCTATTGCCTTGAATTGAAAACCCTAGCCGACCAACTTGCAGGCGTCGGTGCTCCGGTGTCTAACAACAGGCTCGTTTTGCGACTAATTGCTGGGCTAAATGCAAACTATGATGGTATGGCCATCAATTTATCACGAGCAAAACCCCTTCCCTCATTCACAGAAGCACGGTCCAGCCTCTGTATGGAGGAAAAGCGCAAAGCACACCAGGCCGGAGACGGCGCTGCTGTCGACGCCACGGCTCTCCTTACCACTAACCACCATGACGATTCGGACGGTGCCCCAAACAATTTTAATCGTTCGAATCAACCTCGCCGCGGCGGTAATAATGGAAATCGCGGCCATAACGGTGGTAAGAGGGGTGGCCGTGGAAAGCACAGAGGGGTGGTAACAACGGCGGCAACTCCTCCGGGGCTCAGACCGACGATGGTCAACAGCAGGCGCAGCAATCTTGGGGTTCCTGGCAGTGGGTTCCCCATGTGCCTCAACAGCAGCAGAATTGGCAAGTCCCCCCTTGCCCTTACCCCATGCAGCCAGCACGTAGCATGGCTCCGAGGCAGCCTGGCATTCTTGGTGCCCGTCCCCAACAAGCTTATTCGGCTCGTCCATCCATTTATGCTCCTACTGATATTGAGGCGGCAATGCACACAATGA
- the LOC110805262 gene encoding cysteine-rich receptor-like protein kinase 10: MDMPDKKDSLTNNAINNNSQGVDDNSLVDREPEDRERRARDLKIGLDLLMVTKKKRGRLTNMGMSKSHYFYIFVQFYFISIAICQPNFAFHSCIDTYGNYTSNSPYQENLNTFFSSISSNTQINTHFYNFSVGEEPDRVNGIALCGGDVTFQECYTCLNNSISMLPRLCPTQKEAFGWYDDCMLRYANRTLLGISEEQPSLPLFNLDNVTDNVNQFTQVLGTLFNNLRNEAASGDSQLKFATGNDSYSSFGNVYALAQCSPDLSYRNCFNCLGDFINMLPSCCANRIGAQVIGPSCKIRYENYLFYTNNNMPSPSPPSPPPLRASSPPPPPGNGSNTTLIAVLVVVPTVVSIVLAVIFIYLCRRRKARKKFNSSMASSSVHQHDTDESRSLVSLQFGFEAVRVATDDFSDANKLGRGGFGIVYKGKFPNREEIAVKRLSRDSGQGDSEFKTEVLLVAKLQHRNLVRLLGFCIEEDERILIYEFVPNSSLDHFLFDANKRSCLDWGKRYRIITGIARGLLYLHEDSRLRIIHRDLKASNILLDADMNAKIADFGMARLFGVDQTQGDTNRIVGTYGYMAPEYAFHGFFSVKSDVYSFGVLVLEIITGRKNSGFQNGEHTEDLISYVWRNWREDTVVSIIDPTITTGSRTDITRCIHMGLLCVQENVEDRPTMSSVVLMLSSHSLALPVPSHPAFVSTTANIDINTDVSKERSLGSLSENGDSITSFYPR; this comes from the exons GTgacgaaaaaaaaaagagggagacTTACAAATATGGGAATGTCTAAAAGTCATTATTTTTACATTTTTGTTCAATTTTACTTCATTTCCATAGCAATTTGTCAGCCAAATTTTGCATTCCATTCTTGTATAGACACTTATGGTAATTATACAAGTAATAGCCCTTACCAGGAAAATCTCAACACCTTCTTCTCTTCAATATCATCCAACACCCAAATCAACACCCACTTCTATAATTTCTCAGTTGGTGAAGAACCTGACCGAGTTAATGGGATCGCGTTATGTGGAGGTGATGTGACGTTTCAAGAATGCTATACATGCCTGAATAACTCAATAAGTATGCTTCCACGGCTATGCCCAACACAAAAGGAAGCTTTTGGGTGGTACGACGATTGTATGCTACGTTATGCAAATCGCACATTATTGGGAATCAGTGAAGAACAACCTAGCTTACCTTTATTTAACTTAGATAATGTGACTGATAATGTGAATCAGTTTACTCAGGTGCTGGGAACATTATTTAACAACCTTCGAAATGAAGCTGCTTCCGGTGATTCGCAGCTTAAGTTTGCAACTGGAAATGATAGTTACAGCAGTTTTGGGAACGTTTATGCACTTGCTCAGTGCTCACCAGATTTGTCATATAGAAACTGCTTCAATTGTCTTGGGGATTTTATTAATATGCTTCCGAGTTGTTGCGCTAACAGGATAGGAGCACAAGTTATTGGACCAAGTTGCAAGATAAGATATGAAAATTATTTGTTTTACACCAATAACAACATGCCTAGTCCAAGTCCACCATCTCCTCCCCCGTTGCGTGCATCTTCGCCGCCTCCTCCACCAG GAAATGGAAGCAACACGACACTGATTGCTGTCTTAGTGGTAGTGCCAACTGTTGTATCAATTGTTCTTGCAGTCATCTTCATTTACTTGTGTAGGAGAAGAAAGGCACGGAAGAAGTTTAACAGCTCAA TGGCTTCTTCTTCTGTTCATCAACATGATACTGATGAAAGTAGAAGTTTAGTGTCTCTACAATTTGGTTTTGAGGCCGTTAGAGTGGCAACAGATGACTTCTCAGATGCTAATAAACTTGGCCGAGGTGGATTTGGTATCGTTTACAAG GGAAAATTTCCAAATAGAGAAGAAATTGCAGTGAAGAGACTCTCAAGGGATTCGGGACAAGGTGATAGCGAGTTTAAGACCGAGGTTTTGTTAGTGGCTAAGCTTCAACACAGGAATCTCGTTAGACTCCTTGGCTTCTGCATAGAAGAAGATGAAAGAATACTCATTTATGAGTTTGTGCCCAACAGTAGCCTCGATCACTTCTTGTTTG ACGCAAACAAGCGGTCATGTTTGGACTGGGGAAAGCGTTACAGGATTATAACAGGCATAGCTCGAGGACTCCTATACCTACATGAAGATTCTCGACTTCGAATCATCCATCGTGACCTTAAAGCTAGCAACATACTTCTAGATGCTGATATGAATGCCAAGATTGCTGATTTTGGCATGGCAAGGTTGTTTGGTGTTGACCAAACACAGGGAGATACCAACAGAATTGTTGGTACCTA TGGATATATGGCACCAGAATATGCATTTCATGGATTCTTCTCTGTAAAATCAGATGTCTACAGCTTTGGCGTGCTAGTTCTGGAAATCATTACAGGTCGAAAGAATTCTGGCTTCCAAAACGGGGAACACACAGAGGACCTAATAAGCTAC GTATGGAGAAATTGGAGAGAAGATACAGTTGTATCTATAATTGATCCAACAATAACAACAGGGTCAAGAACTGATATTACGAGATGCATACATATGGGTTTATTATGCGTTCAAGAAAATGTCGAGGACAGACCAACTATGTCTTCAGTAGTGTTGATGCTTAGTAGCCACTCTCTCGCACTTCCGGTGCCTTCTCATCCTGCATTCGTCAGTACTACTGCCAACATAGACATTAACACTGATGTTTCTAAAGAGAGATCTTTAGGTAGTT